The nucleotide window ACATTTCCTCAGAGGTTCCTAACGCTCTTTCAGCCAGTTTGCGCCTTGTTAAGATTTTGGAGATGGCTATCCCAAAAATGATAAACATCGCCAGAATGATCGATCGAAAATAGATCTCCTCCCCGGGCACTTCAAATATTAGCTGATCCAAAAATGCTTTTTCACGGAAAACAAAAGTATCGATTGCCGCATCTATTGGGTAAGCCGAAAGCCCGGCAATAATGGAAAGAATGATTACTTCATGTTCGTCTTTGATTTTCGCTTCACGTTTCAATTGTGAGTGATATTCGGAGCTGATTGGTTTCGTGTTAATCAAAATTACCATCTCTCAAGCAAGGATTTTCTTTAACTCTCCTATGTAATCTGAAAACTCGTAACCTTCCCTTTCCTCAAATTTCAACTCAAGCTTAGAATACAAGTTCTCAAGAATCATTTTCTCAACAAGTGGCGCCCCCGAAACCAGCAACTTCCTCAAACCAGCAGAAAAAGCCTCAGGCTTCTCAACAATCTCCTCTCTCCTCAAATGACACTTATTCTCCACAAAATTATAAATCACGTCCACACCTTCTTCTCGGAAAACCTGCCTCAATGAATCATCCACAGCAGCAAGCAACAAATCATCTAGACTTTCGGTTCTTTTGCTGACCTTTCCATCACGTCTCGTACTAGAGGATAGACCAAGGCTCTCAACCGTGCCAAACGGTCCAGTCATTCGAACAACTTCTGCCACTACTCGACTTTGTCCTACCAAATGTTCGCACAACTCTCAGATTTAGCTTGTATGAAAGTGAAGTCTGAATCGTGAGTAACCGTTCACATTCGGAATCCGAGGCAAACCTAATACGCAAGCAGACACGCGACCTGTCTGAAACATATCAATTACTTCGTGAACGTTCTCGCTTTAAAGTTGAAACTGAAAGCCTGAACTTGATCTCATAGAGTTTATCTAGAAATGAAAAATACTTTTCGACCTCCGCATTTTCCTGCCGCACTTGGGAGCATAAACATCTAGGACTAGCGGCTTGCAAAATCTGCGCTCTTTCTGAACCAAGCAACTGTTCTAAATAGGCATAAAAAGCCTCGAATCGCTTGCCAATATCGTCTCTATTCAAAAACACATGGCTTTCCACGAGTTTGCAAATCAACTCCCAAGCAAAATCACCAAATACTTGCCTGAAAGTAACGTCCAAGATCTCCGACATCAACTCATCAAATTCTTTCAACTCGCCTCACTCCTTTCGCAGCTCTCTAGTCTCAGTAGACTCAGACTCAGAACATAAACAAATATTCTTTGTGTTCTCAGTCGAATTTGGATTCCGAACACAAAAACCGAAATCTTTCTTTCAAACATCTAAGTGCTTTATGAAGCACAACGAACAATGCCGACACAAAATAAGCTAAAGCTGTTAGCAAAAACTGCGAACCTAAAAATTTATTTACATTACTCCGAGAAGAAAATGCGTTTCTTTGAAGCACCCCGAAAGTAAATTGGTATAGCCCTAACTATGTCCTGATCGACAATTATCCCAATAATCTTGCCTTTCTCTTCAATAGGAAGCCTCCGAATATTCTTCTTAACCATGACTTCTATTGCTTCGTCTAGGCTTGTTTGACTGTTAACCGTGACTATCGGAGTGGTCATAATGCCTTCCACAGTGATTCTCTTTGGGTTTAACCCTCTGCTAAGAACCTTTTCAAGCAGATCGGCTTCAGTAACTATGCCCGCAGTTGGACCAAGCAGAACGTCTTCATCCTTTCTAACCAATAGTGAGCCAACCTTATGCTTAGCCATCAACTTCGCAGCTTCGCTCACCAACATACCCTGTTTAACATCGATAGCTGGACGCAGGATCTCCTTCACCGTAACCTCTTCCGTATCGCTCATCCAGCCCTCGGACATGACGTAGTTCTCTTCGGCAAGCTTTGGTTTTCTCTTAACAAGGAGTTCAATGCGGTCATTCTTGTTCGCCAAAGTCACAGGAGGCTTGATGTCGAAATAAAACTTTGAAACGGATTCTTTGACTATGCTCTGTGTCTCAACTTGGTCGCACGTCCTCACGAGGTCGCTCACTGACCTGAAGGTTCTGCTGAAGCTTTCGGCAGCGCTGAACACGCTGAAAACTATCTCAGCCTCATTCTTTTCAATGGGGTTTATGAGCGTCACAATCACCCTGGAAATGGCAATGGTCTTGCCCGGCAACTTAGCCCATTTGAAAACGTAAGGAAAGTCTTGGATGCTTTCGAGGTTAGGCGTGCTCACACGATACTGGGTTCCCTTAACAGTAAAACTCATACGCACACCATAGATACGAGAACAATATGCAAATATATGATTTACTAGTTTCCTACACACATAATCAACGAGTTCAAACAAGGAACAGTGTAGGAGTGTCTTGGTATGTCTGAGGAAACCCTGCCAGAGTACGTCAAGAAACCTGTGCTCATTTTAGGTGTTGGCAACTTGCTCTTCGGAGACGACGGTTTCGGTCCAGCCGTCGTTGACTACATGCTAAGAAACTGCAAGATTCCAGACGAAGTTTATGTCATGGATGTGGGAATCGGAGCGGGCGACGTGCTATTCACCGTGGGCCTAAGCCCAAAGAAACCCAAGAAAATCATTGTTCTGGACGCAGTTGATGTAAAAAGAAAACCCGGAGAAATATTCGAGTTGTCACTAGACGACTTGCCAGCGAACAAGATCACAGATTTCTCAATGCACCTATTTCCAGCCGCAAACCTCTTGAAGGAACTGAGGGATCAAATGGGCATCGACATCGTCATTCTAGCCTGTCAAGCAGAGCGAATACCAGACGATGTCAACCCTGGGCTCTCAGACTCTGTGAAGGAGGCTTTGCTAAGAGCAGCAGAGAAGGCGCTGGAGCTTGCCCAGACGACTCGTTCTGAGAGAAAAACTGATTAGCCCTAGCCATCTTCACGTTAATGAGAAGTGACGTGCATGCGTAGATCATTAGCAACTGTGGATTACGAAGAGATGAAGGGCAAAAACTTCACAGAGATAAGAGTTGACGAAAAACTCTGCGAAGTGTGCGACAAACCAATCAGGGCTGAAGAGAAGACGGTTAAGACTATTGAAATCACGGATTACGAACGCTACTCAAACCTGCTAACCCGTCAAAAAGCCCACGATCGTGTGGAAGTTGACCTAGAAGAGAACAAAATCTACGTTTACCACCACGACTACCCAGGCGAAATCCACCCGAGCTGCATAGAAAAACTGTAAAAAAATTTTTCTAACCAGTCTTGTAGAGGTATCCGCCCTCTTTCTCGCCAGCCTCAGAAACCGCACCAATCTTTCTCAACGCAATAATATGCCTAAGCACTTCCTTCGGACCGATTTTTGTGGCTTCTGAGATTTCCTTTATGGTTAATGACCCTGTTTCCTTTATCTCGCCAAGAATTTGTTGACGTTCAATCTCATCTTTCATTATCTTTGCAGACGTAACCTTGTACTTTTGCTCATCTACTTTTGGCCCAACCTGCGATATCCCGAGAACCCATCTAAGTCGTTCAGTCCTGAAGGCTTCAATGGCTGCATCGGTCTTTTTGGCAAGTTTCTTCTTTTCACTCAAGCTTAGTTACCCTCCTAACGCTACTCCGCTAACAACGCGTTTATCATGGCAGCTATCTGCTCTAATGTAAAATGCTTTACATATATTGCTTTAGGCGGACACGTAGCAGCACAAGCACCACAACCCTTACACAAAGCCTCGTTCACAAATGCGCGCTTCTTCACCTCTTCCCCCTCCTTGTGCTCTACAATCGTGATAGCTTTGAATGTACACGGCTCCACGCACATGGCACATCCGTCACACTTGTCCAGTTCCACATAGGCAACAACTGGCTCTAATTCAACCTTACCTTTGGCTAAAGGCACAGACGCTCTTGCTGCCGCAGCGCTTCCCATAGCTGCACTGTCAGTTATGTCCTTAGGACCCTGTGCGGTGCCAGCTAAGAAAATGCCGTCCGTAGGCGTGTCCAGCGGTCTGAGCTTGGCATGAGCCTCTGTAAAGAAGCCTTCAACGCCTTTGGCGATCTTAAGTAACCCCTGCACTTCAAGAGCCTCTGCCCGCGGAACCATACTCACGTTCAGCACCACATAGTCTGCAGGGATAGAGATTGTCTCATTACTAGTAAGCATGTCCTGAACTGTAACCACGGTGGAACCGAGTTCATTGGACACCACTGGAGGCGCTTCGGGTCTGTACCTCATGAAAACTACGCCGGCTTCTCCAGCCTTTCGATAAAAGTCTTCATGTCCCTTTCCAAAAGTTCGAATGTCTCGGTAAAGGTAGTAAACCCTTGCCTTAGGATACTTCTCCTTTATTTCAAGAGCGTTATTCAGCCCAGTCATGCAGCAAGCTCGGGAACAGTATCGGTTGAGCTGTCGATCCTTATCAATCGGCAGATAGATTCCTGGCTCCTGTC belongs to Candidatus Bathyarchaeia archaeon and includes:
- a CDS encoding hydrogenase maturation protease, whose translation is MSEETLPEYVKKPVLILGVGNLLFGDDGFGPAVVDYMLRNCKIPDEVYVMDVGIGAGDVLFTVGLSPKKPKKIIVLDAVDVKRKPGEIFELSLDDLPANKITDFSMHLFPAANLLKELRDQMGIDIVILACQAERIPDDVNPGLSDSVKEALLRAAEKALELAQTTRSERKTD
- a CDS encoding winged helix-turn-helix transcriptional regulator, translated to MSEKKKLAKKTDAAIEAFRTERLRWVLGISQVGPKVDEQKYKVTSAKIMKDEIERQQILGEIKETGSLTIKEISEATKIGPKEVLRHIIALRKIGAVSEAGEKEGGYLYKTG
- a CDS encoding CBS domain-containing protein, which translates into the protein MSFTVKGTQYRVSTPNLESIQDFPYVFKWAKLPGKTIAISRVIVTLINPIEKNEAEIVFSVFSAAESFSRTFRSVSDLVRTCDQVETQSIVKESVSKFYFDIKPPVTLANKNDRIELLVKRKPKLAEENYVMSEGWMSDTEEVTVKEILRPAIDVKQGMLVSEAAKLMAKHKVGSLLVRKDEDVLLGPTAGIVTEADLLEKVLSRGLNPKRITVEGIMTTPIVTVNSQTSLDEAIEVMVKKNIRRLPIEEKGKIIGIIVDQDIVRAIPIYFRGASKKRIFFSE